A section of the Pseudomonas fluorescens genome encodes:
- a CDS encoding DUF2784 domain-containing protein, giving the protein MLLRIAADSLVLFHLCFILFVLFGGLLALRWRRVIWLHLPAAAWGMAVEFFHLPCPLTRWENLLRHLAGQEGYGAGFIEHYIIALIYPAGLTPQIQIGLGALVLLINIAVYARLFRRA; this is encoded by the coding sequence ATGCTTTTGCGCATTGCTGCCGACAGCCTGGTGCTGTTTCACCTGTGTTTTATCCTGTTTGTGCTGTTCGGTGGCCTGCTCGCCCTGCGCTGGCGCCGGGTCATCTGGCTGCACTTGCCCGCCGCAGCCTGGGGCATGGCCGTCGAGTTCTTCCACCTGCCCTGCCCCCTGACCCGCTGGGAAAACCTGCTGCGCCACCTCGCAGGGCAAGAGGGTTATGGCGCAGGCTTTATCGAGCACTACATCATTGCCCTGATCTATCCGGCGGGGCTGACACCGCAGATCCAAATCGGCCTGGGCGCCCTGGTCCTGTTGATCAATATTGCGGTGTATGCGCGCCTTTTCAGGCGCGCGTAG
- a CDS encoding DUF4238 domain-containing protein, with protein MDLRYFMATIRQHFVPQGYLRGFTESPESAYVWVYDKRDGRLPARKSVRSIAWAPSYYAQEHEDGSEDIDSVEKKLALTIDSEIPKIIKSLNSKPGELVNISEEDQGKLAFFIGISLTRVPSFRDGINDMYSSVASFALNQVALENEALAKVIDETGLIAEAKPWVSLRPMVDMANEIALSALSKNWQFFLPSHDIPFLTSDNPVLFSGGSVGLKHLGPAHPGAELVINLTKSLSLVCTPKKGLPSLSTFQLSPNDTRKFNKGIVRAARHRVFSNHKSEKIERLVKNSAGLEQRIIV; from the coding sequence ATGGACTTGAGATATTTTATGGCGACTATTCGACAACACTTTGTACCTCAGGGGTACTTGAGGGGTTTTACAGAAAGCCCCGAGTCTGCATATGTATGGGTTTATGATAAAAGAGACGGACGACTACCCGCGAGAAAATCGGTCAGGTCAATTGCTTGGGCTCCCTCCTACTATGCACAAGAGCATGAAGACGGTAGCGAAGACATAGACTCGGTGGAAAAAAAACTCGCTCTAACAATTGACAGTGAAATACCTAAAATTATAAAAAGTCTTAATTCCAAACCGGGCGAACTAGTAAATATCAGCGAAGAGGACCAGGGCAAGCTGGCGTTTTTTATTGGTATTTCGCTGACCAGAGTCCCGAGCTTTCGGGATGGAATTAACGATATGTACTCTAGTGTCGCCAGCTTTGCCTTAAATCAAGTAGCGCTGGAAAATGAAGCTCTTGCTAAAGTTATAGATGAGACCGGACTAATAGCAGAAGCTAAACCATGGGTTTCACTTCGCCCAATGGTCGACATGGCAAACGAAATTGCGCTAAGCGCGCTAAGTAAGAACTGGCAGTTCTTTTTGCCTTCACATGACATACCTTTTTTGACTTCTGACAACCCAGTACTATTTTCAGGAGGCTCGGTAGGTCTTAAACATTTAGGACCTGCGCATCCAGGAGCAGAATTAGTCATCAATCTCACGAAAAGTCTGTCCCTTGTTTGCACACCAAAAAAAGGACTTCCATCCCTATCTACATTCCAATTATCGCCAAACGACACAAGAAAATTCAACAAAGGTATTGTCCGAGCGGCCCGACATCGGGTTTTCTCCAATCACAAATCAGAAAAAATTGAAAGACTGGTAAAAAACTCTGCAGGGCTGGAGCAAAGAATAATTGTATAA
- a CDS encoding DUF2971 domain-containing protein yields the protein MRLYKYLSPELTSVLENQMVRFSQPSSLNDPYELKPHISSLMSDEEMLTHFSQHLPSMIDDEYLKLDPHIKSVFPYGQFKKAMTKILKNSEPLMLNTITTHTPLFSEKLFETMDKFLGIFCLSEIPDNELMWSHYADAHQGFLLEFDSESLFFNQKRSSVDELRYLRQIQYSAQRPSITLNKIKDFTPFLTKGTQWSYEREWRMMLPLAEASQVIEKENTKIHLFQFPHDAIKTITLGHRMTTARKAYIKDVINSTNQFDHVKLYEAKIGTTDYSIFAEECSRT from the coding sequence ATGCGCTTATACAAATACCTCTCTCCAGAACTAACTTCTGTTTTAGAAAATCAAATGGTCCGCTTTTCACAGCCATCAAGCTTAAACGACCCATATGAGCTAAAACCGCATATATCATCTTTAATGTCCGACGAAGAAATGCTGACCCATTTCTCTCAACACCTACCCAGCATGATTGATGATGAATATCTCAAACTCGACCCACATATAAAATCGGTATTTCCGTATGGCCAATTCAAAAAGGCAATGACAAAAATCTTAAAAAACAGTGAACCATTAATGCTAAACACAATCACAACACACACTCCACTCTTCTCAGAGAAACTGTTCGAAACCATGGATAAGTTCCTTGGGATTTTTTGCTTGTCGGAGATACCAGATAACGAACTTATGTGGTCACACTATGCTGATGCCCATCAAGGCTTTCTCTTGGAATTCGATTCTGAATCACTATTTTTCAATCAAAAAAGGTCAAGCGTCGATGAACTTAGATACTTAAGACAAATACAGTACTCAGCACAAAGGCCTTCAATAACGTTAAACAAAATTAAGGACTTTACACCTTTTTTAACAAAGGGAACTCAATGGAGCTATGAACGAGAGTGGCGAATGATGCTCCCCTTAGCCGAAGCTTCTCAAGTAATTGAAAAAGAAAACACAAAGATACATCTCTTTCAATTTCCACATGACGCAATAAAAACCATAACACTAGGACACCGAATGACCACCGCTAGAAAAGCTTACATAAAGGATGTTATAAACTCCACAAATCAATTCGACCACGTAAAACTATATGAAGCTAAAATAGGCACTACTGACTACAGCATCTTCGCTGAGGAGTGCTCAAGGACATGA
- a CDS encoding phage tail protein, which translates to MGASITLAGESLIAQKQGAQQPLIVSRFVLANVPGLDPNGQVDRAAPKPAAHLVASYDVTQKGFVNPNQIVYSLMLGSDIGDFNWNWIGLETAEGVLLAVAYVPLQQKRKNIPPLQLGNNVTRNFLVVFDGAQALTGITIDAKTWQHDFTVRLHGIDERERLSNRDTFGRACFFSDGLKLAKVGNSYQVQPGTAYIEGVRVLAAAAVAVAPPGFPAKAWLDVSLERQLSDVVARWEVRFGAALADFTDSAGVRHFCVPLADLPDSNSVADLRQAEPISDSLVKHFAGEKWVEGELDKKANKGTKLADYKIDDAIPNRNPLGDSLDIHGGSYGFLTALNETHLCQNCYWNGADWVRHDEKRAAVSLIAGSGTVRVQRVGPGKNPIVWASVFDVRDSGNTYTSDKIDQLIKAIDEAIAKKANKGTKLDDYGINDAIPNVNPLPGNSLDIHGGTYAFLTSAVETNLAQNCYWDGHYWVRHDESKPCVTVFANAGNVYVRKAEAGLNPINWSYSEKLRDSGDTYDKTSINSFLDQLRQSLNQHHQWLIQIDAELKKKADKGTKLAHYGIDDAIPNLNPLPGNSLDIHAGSFGFLTALEETHLAQNCYWNGAHWMRHDESRSAVVLIAGGGAMRVQRVAPGPNPIVFTGSSEVIDSSKKALPGVPGIAPIASLEQLDAGADETSIVTPRTLRWGFSISLADNGYIAFPRWLGGLIIQWGNAYIANNGSQFLFPIGFPNKCFVLNMGTGEDTSGQAEVMNIVAGSRTRTGFIANATAVSTYGYIAIGH; encoded by the coding sequence ATGGGAGCCAGCATTACCCTTGCAGGTGAAAGCCTGATCGCGCAAAAACAAGGCGCACAACAACCCCTGATCGTTTCCCGGTTTGTCCTGGCCAACGTGCCTGGGCTGGACCCGAACGGCCAGGTAGATCGAGCAGCACCGAAGCCGGCCGCGCACCTGGTGGCGAGCTATGACGTCACGCAAAAAGGCTTTGTGAACCCCAACCAGATTGTTTACAGCCTGATGCTGGGCAGCGATATCGGGGATTTTAATTGGAACTGGATCGGCCTGGAAACCGCCGAAGGCGTGTTGCTGGCCGTGGCCTATGTGCCGCTGCAGCAGAAGCGCAAGAACATCCCGCCGCTGCAGCTGGGCAACAACGTTACCCGCAACTTCCTGGTGGTGTTCGACGGCGCCCAGGCCCTGACAGGGATCACCATCGACGCCAAGACCTGGCAGCACGACTTCACCGTGCGCCTGCATGGCATCGACGAGCGCGAGCGCCTGAGCAACCGCGACACCTTCGGCCGGGCCTGCTTTTTCAGCGACGGGCTGAAGCTGGCCAAGGTCGGCAACAGTTACCAGGTGCAACCCGGGACGGCCTATATCGAGGGCGTGCGGGTGTTGGCGGCGGCTGCCGTCGCCGTGGCACCGCCGGGCTTTCCTGCCAAAGCCTGGCTGGATGTGAGCCTGGAGCGCCAGTTGAGCGACGTGGTGGCCCGTTGGGAAGTGCGTTTCGGCGCCGCTCTGGCCGACTTCACCGACAGCGCCGGCGTGCGCCATTTCTGCGTGCCGCTGGCGGATCTACCCGACTCCAACAGCGTGGCCGATCTGCGCCAGGCCGAGCCGATCAGTGATTCCCTGGTGAAGCATTTTGCGGGGGAAAAGTGGGTTGAAGGCGAGCTGGACAAGAAGGCCAACAAGGGCACGAAACTCGCTGATTACAAGATCGATGACGCCATTCCCAATCGCAATCCACTGGGTGACAGCCTGGATATTCACGGCGGCTCCTATGGCTTTTTGACCGCGCTCAATGAAACGCACCTGTGCCAGAACTGCTACTGGAACGGCGCCGACTGGGTACGTCATGACGAAAAACGGGCAGCGGTGTCATTGATTGCTGGCTCTGGCACAGTTCGAGTGCAGCGGGTTGGCCCAGGCAAAAACCCGATCGTCTGGGCGTCAGTGTTCGACGTGCGCGACAGTGGCAACACCTACACCTCCGACAAGATCGATCAGTTGATTAAGGCCATTGACGAGGCGATCGCCAAGAAGGCGAACAAAGGTACAAAACTCGATGATTACGGGATCAATGATGCCATTCCGAACGTGAACCCGCTGCCCGGCAACAGTCTGGATATTCACGGTGGAACCTATGCTTTTCTCACCTCGGCGGTTGAGACCAACCTGGCCCAAAATTGTTACTGGGACGGCCACTACTGGGTGCGCCATGACGAATCAAAACCGTGCGTTACGGTGTTTGCCAACGCCGGTAACGTATATGTGCGTAAAGCCGAAGCAGGCCTGAACCCGATCAACTGGAGCTACAGCGAGAAGCTACGGGACAGTGGCGACACCTACGATAAAACGAGCATCAATAGCTTTTTGGATCAACTGCGTCAGTCGTTGAACCAGCATCACCAGTGGTTGATCCAGATCGATGCTGAACTGAAGAAGAAAGCCGACAAGGGCACCAAGCTGGCCCATTACGGGATCGATGACGCCATCCCGAATTTGAACCCACTGCCTGGGAACAGTCTGGATATTCACGCTGGTTCCTTCGGCTTTTTGACGGCGCTGGAAGAAACCCACTTGGCGCAAAACTGTTATTGGAACGGCGCCCACTGGATGCGCCACGATGAATCCCGCTCAGCGGTCGTGCTGATTGCCGGCGGCGGCGCTATGCGTGTGCAGCGAGTCGCACCTGGACCAAATCCTATTGTGTTTACGGGATCGTCCGAGGTGATCGACAGCAGCAAAAAGGCCCTTCCTGGTGTGCCCGGCATCGCGCCGATCGCCAGCCTGGAACAACTGGACGCCGGGGCCGATGAAACCAGCATCGTGACGCCGCGCACCCTGCGTTGGGGCTTTTCGATCAGCCTGGCCGACAACGGCTATATCGCGTTTCCGCGCTGGTTGGGCGGGCTGATCATCCAGTGGGGCAATGCCTACATCGCAAACAACGGCAGCCAGTTCCTGTTCCCGATCGGGTTCCCCAACAAATGTTTTGTACTCAACATGGGCACGGGCGAGGACACATCCGGCCAGGCCGAGGTGATGAACATTGTGGCCGGCTCCCGCACTCGTACCGGTTTTATCGCCAACGCCACAGCGGTATCCACCTACGGCTATATCGCGATAGGTCACTAA
- a CDS encoding phage tail protein, whose translation MIKLNLPFWLDGPQLTKLKAASQKWWETVEGWLQWPLLQMDADTCHLTVLDLLAWQRDISRFKDEPESLYRLRVKFAFINAVDAGSTAGLKRILQRLGVGYVEIDERMPDRDWDVVLLRLSDSQLSQNPELLRVLIQQYGRTCRRYDFVTITPVSLRIVAVDFNDDQQTLVASL comes from the coding sequence ATGATCAAGCTCAATTTGCCGTTCTGGTTGGATGGCCCGCAACTGACCAAGCTCAAAGCCGCCAGCCAAAAGTGGTGGGAAACGGTCGAGGGCTGGTTGCAATGGCCGCTGCTGCAGATGGATGCCGACACCTGCCATTTGACCGTCCTCGATCTGCTGGCCTGGCAGCGGGATATCAGCCGCTTCAAGGACGAACCCGAAAGCCTGTACCGCCTGCGGGTCAAATTCGCCTTCATCAACGCGGTCGATGCGGGCAGCACGGCCGGGCTTAAACGCATCCTGCAGCGCCTCGGCGTGGGGTACGTCGAGATCGACGAGCGCATGCCCGATCGGGACTGGGACGTGGTGCTGTTGCGTCTTTCCGACTCCCAACTGTCGCAGAACCCCGAGCTGTTGCGGGTGCTGATCCAGCAGTACGGCCGCACCTGCCGGCGTTATGACTTCGTGACCATCACCCCCGTGTCACTGCGCATCGTCGCGGTGGACTTCAACGACGATCAGCAAACGCTGGTCGCCAGCCTGTAG